One candidate division WOR-3 bacterium genomic region harbors:
- the secG gene encoding preprotein translocase subunit SecG, translated as MYGMIMFFHVLICILLIVVVLMQQTKGAGISSVFGGGGGTESLFGGKGATPFFVRLTSGLAIGFFLTSLTLVLLSRRPRPTTAVEKGMQEMPMQPGTGVPEEQPLVPEEGAVFPQEVPGGE; from the coding sequence ATGTACGGCATGATAATGTTTTTTCACGTGTTGATCTGCATTCTACTGATTGTCGTGGTGCTGATGCAGCAAACAAAAGGTGCTGGAATTTCGAGCGTATTTGGCGGAGGTGGAGGCACAGAATCCCTGTTCGGAGGAAAGGGTGCAACCCCGTTTTTTGTTCGTTTGACCTCAGGTCTGGCCATAGGCTTCTTTCTCACATCGTTGACCCTTGTGCTGCTTTCACGCCGGCCAAGACCAACCACTGCAGTCGAAAAGGGTATGCAAGAAATGCCAATGCAGCCGGGCACGGGAGTTCCTGAAGAGCAACCGCTCGTTCCCGAAGAAGGCGCAGTATTTCCTCAAGAAGTGCCGGGAGGCGAGTAA
- the rplU gene encoding 50S ribosomal protein L21 — MFAVINTNGVQFVVTRGERIKIQANLGEKGKEVEFDKVMMIKDNSDTVVGRPFVEGAKVKGVIRECGRLPKIVVFKFIRKEKYRRKRGHHQDFCEVEITDIIK; from the coding sequence ATGTTTGCGGTAATAAATACTAACGGAGTTCAGTTTGTTGTCACGCGCGGTGAGAGGATCAAGATCCAGGCAAACCTTGGCGAGAAGGGCAAAGAGGTCGAATTCGACAAGGTGATGATGATAAAAGACAACAGCGATACCGTTGTTGGCCGGCCTTTTGTTGAAGGTGCAAAAGTTAAGGGCGTGATTAGAGAATGCGGCCGTCTGCCAAAGATAGTAGTATTCAAATTCATACGAAAGGAAAAGTATCGGCGCAAGCGCGGTCATCATCAGGATTTTTGTGAAGTTGAAATAACGGATATCATTAAGTAG
- the rpmA gene encoding 50S ribosomal protein L27 produces MAHKKGVGASRNGRDSAGKRLGAKKFDGQMVETGTMLVRQRGTSIHAGVNVGVASDYTLFALCSGRVKYGYKKGGRRVVSVIP; encoded by the coding sequence ATGGCGCATAAGAAAGGTGTTGGTGCATCAAGAAACGGAAGGGATTCTGCTGGTAAGAGACTGGGCGCGAAGAAATTCGATGGACAGATGGTAGAAACCGGAACCATGTTGGTGCGTCAGAGAGGAACCTCAATCCATGCTGGCGTCAATGTTGGCGTTGCCAGCGACTACACTTTGTTCGCCCTTTGTAGCGGTAGGGTCAAATACGGCTACAAAAAGGGTGGTCGCAGGGTTGTTTCGGTAATACCATAA
- the rpoN gene encoding RNA polymerase factor sigma-54, translating into MNRRSELQFRPELRHYILPTLKYYLKLIELPSLEIENYIRHELEANPLLEEMSPDATSESEDGEGSGDEDKPEDLKEIEELNIVDLFADTPSTVYESSIEDYDPMDNVPSQGEKLSDYLLRQAFTAFQDQDLEIARSVIANIEDDGYLSASSEEIAGEGNELEDVRRIIKRIQCFDPVGCAWRDKKEPLFVQLQVLGCGPDSVECILVRDYLKDMRSNRYAEILKALGISEERFLKAREMVLKLDPKPGWRYSNVASGYVSPDFMIRWRDNRLVASLNDDTVPRVRLRRQYVEVLKNPKGVPREQLEFIRQRARAAQHVIVAIEQRRKTMLRILDNLLEYQRDFFEKGYSYLKPITMTEFARQLSVNPSTISRALANKYIESPRGIHKLKFFFNAPLGDTDKRIIFQKIQEIVENEDKTSPLSDTQISQKLGRQGIVISRRTVSKYRDLMGIPTHQYRGR; encoded by the coding sequence ATGAACCGACGGAGTGAACTCCAGTTCAGACCCGAACTGAGGCACTATATACTACCCACACTGAAGTATTATTTGAAATTGATAGAACTGCCCAGCCTGGAGATCGAAAACTATATCAGACATGAACTGGAAGCGAACCCTCTGCTCGAAGAAATGTCTCCGGACGCGACGTCCGAATCAGAAGATGGTGAGGGTTCGGGCGATGAGGACAAACCCGAAGACCTGAAAGAAATCGAAGAACTCAATATTGTCGATTTGTTTGCCGATACGCCGAGTACGGTTTACGAAAGTAGTATCGAAGACTACGACCCAATGGATAATGTCCCGTCACAGGGTGAGAAATTGAGTGACTACCTATTGCGGCAGGCGTTTACTGCATTTCAGGATCAGGATCTTGAGATCGCCCGTTCAGTTATCGCGAATATCGAAGATGATGGGTACTTGTCGGCATCATCCGAGGAAATAGCGGGCGAGGGAAATGAGTTGGAGGATGTGCGGCGGATCATAAAAAGAATACAGTGTTTCGATCCGGTCGGCTGTGCATGGCGGGACAAAAAAGAACCGTTGTTCGTACAGCTTCAGGTATTGGGTTGCGGGCCTGACTCCGTAGAATGTATACTCGTACGTGATTACCTGAAAGACATGAGAAGCAATCGCTATGCTGAGATACTTAAGGCCTTGGGTATTAGCGAGGAACGTTTTCTCAAAGCGCGTGAAATGGTTCTCAAACTCGATCCCAAACCTGGTTGGCGGTATTCAAATGTCGCTTCTGGGTACGTGTCCCCTGATTTCATGATACGCTGGCGTGATAACCGCCTCGTTGCTTCTCTCAATGATGATACAGTACCCCGTGTCAGACTGCGCCGCCAGTACGTTGAGGTGTTGAAGAACCCGAAGGGCGTGCCGCGCGAGCAACTTGAGTTCATCAGACAGCGGGCACGCGCTGCTCAGCACGTAATTGTGGCGATAGAGCAACGCAGAAAAACTATGCTCCGGATTCTCGATAACCTTTTGGAGTACCAGCGCGATTTTTTTGAGAAGGGGTATAGTTATTTGAAACCGATAACGATGACCGAATTTGCGCGACAGCTGAGCGTTAATCCATCGACGATTTCACGGGCGCTGGCAAACAAGTATATTGAGTCGCCTCGGGGTATTCACAAGTTGAAATTCTTTTTCAACGCCCCCCTGGGGGATACGGATAAACGTATTATATTCCAGAAAATACAGGAAATAGTGGAAAACGAAGATAAGACGTCGCCGCTGTCAGATACGCAGATTTCCCAGAAGTTGGGGCGACAGGGTATTGTCATATCAAGGCGAACAGTTTCCAAATACCGTGACTTGATGGGTATTCCAACACACCAATACCGCGGCCGCTGA
- the recF gene encoding DNA replication and repair protein RecF (All proteins in this family for which functions are known are DNA-binding proteins that assist the filamentation of RecA onto DNA for the initiation of recombination or recombinational repair.) — MILKRVRYQGFRNLVDAEIDFSDDFNYIIGDNGAGKTNLLEAIYYACNASSFREKEDRSLIRFGAEFLRVEADAGNGRRAAVYLDAARKKIVLDGNNVPRISDFIGWLGVTIMSIDDIWIVRGAPARRRYFLDWTIAKISPAYVAALVEYRKIVRQRNRFLQSLSENGSRKLFEVFDEQLINSGNEIYRRRAAKLPELRQIFADFGSNFNLRKLEMDYQTECSDMELNEQVLKRVRPMEIARGQTVVGPHRDDLLFSLNGHSMQHYASEGEERAASISLKLAEAEMLYRARGERPILLLDEVSAELDAMKRDILLGLLQGQVLYASTRAPEPDPVSGRQCRMFRIERGEIEIS; from the coding sequence ATGATACTCAAACGGGTAAGATACCAGGGGTTTCGCAACTTGGTTGATGCGGAGATTGATTTCTCTGATGACTTCAACTACATAATCGGTGACAATGGCGCGGGCAAGACGAACCTGCTTGAAGCCATTTACTATGCATGTAATGCATCATCATTCAGGGAAAAAGAGGACCGCAGCCTGATACGTTTTGGTGCGGAATTCCTGAGGGTTGAGGCTGATGCCGGCAACGGTCGTAGGGCTGCAGTCTATCTTGACGCTGCAAGAAAGAAGATCGTGCTGGACGGCAATAATGTGCCGAGGATCAGCGATTTCATCGGTTGGCTCGGAGTCACGATCATGTCGATCGATGATATATGGATTGTACGCGGTGCACCGGCGAGACGGCGCTATTTCTTGGATTGGACGATTGCGAAAATATCTCCGGCCTACGTTGCTGCCCTCGTTGAATATCGTAAGATCGTGCGACAGAGAAATCGATTTCTCCAATCGCTCAGCGAGAATGGCAGCAGGAAGCTTTTTGAAGTTTTTGATGAACAGCTGATCAACAGTGGAAACGAAATATACCGGCGGCGTGCGGCAAAGCTGCCTGAACTGCGGCAGATATTCGCCGACTTCGGCTCGAATTTCAATTTGCGGAAGCTAGAGATGGACTATCAGACTGAATGTTCTGACATGGAATTGAACGAACAAGTACTGAAGCGCGTGCGTCCAATGGAGATTGCCCGTGGGCAAACTGTGGTTGGACCGCACCGTGATGATCTGTTGTTTTCACTGAACGGTCATTCGATGCAGCACTACGCATCAGAAGGTGAGGAGCGCGCGGCGTCTATTTCGCTCAAGTTGGCCGAGGCAGAGATGTTGTACCGTGCACGGGGCGAGAGGCCTATTCTTCTGCTGGATGAGGTTAGCGCCGAACTCGATGCCATGAAGCGCGATATTCTGTTGGGGTTGTTGCAGGGGCAGGTCCTTTATGCCAGTACGCGGGCGCCTGAACCCGATCCTGTCTCCGGACGGCAGTGTCGAATGTTCCGTATCGAGAGAGGTGAAATTGAAATTTCCTGA
- a CDS encoding DUF721 domain-containing protein produces the protein MPRVLRGMDINGKLKNWQVVEKWEKIVGSNIARHAKAVSVDSENLFVMVDNPAWQSQLFLMKADILKKIKKYDVKIKDIKFRMSNGHMGRRLHGKDK, from the coding sequence GTGCCGAGGGTACTGCGGGGCATGGATATAAATGGGAAGCTGAAGAACTGGCAGGTGGTGGAGAAATGGGAGAAAATTGTTGGCAGTAATATTGCACGACATGCAAAGGCAGTGAGCGTCGACTCGGAGAATCTTTTCGTAATGGTTGATAATCCGGCCTGGCAGAGTCAGCTGTTCTTGATGAAAGCGGATATTTTGAAGAAAATAAAAAAGTACGATGTTAAGATAAAAGATATAAAATTCAGGATGTCGAATGGCCACATGGGAAGGAGATTACATGGCAAAGACAAGTAA
- the gyrB gene encoding DNA topoisomerase (ATP-hydrolyzing) subunit B, whose amino-acid sequence MAKTSKRGNVRDKIDEKNRHSREYDASKIQVLKGLEAVRRRPAMYIGDIGLRGLHHLVFEVVDNGIDEALAGFCDHIRVKVDKDLVEVEDNGRGIPTDMHPVQKKSALEVVMTMLHAGGKFDDKVYSISGGLHGVGVSAVNALCEFLEVEVYRNAKVYRQSYKYGEPKAAVKVTGKTGKTGTKIRFRPDKEIFKKIEFKKAIVTQRLRELAFLNKGLKIDFEDVETKTKERYLSRGGVQDLVKYLDSGRNRLHKPIYFADTKDDIHIEVALEYNDSYLENIFTFANTINTHEGGTHLIGFKSALTRTLNDYARRHNQLKDNLSLAGEDTREGLTAVVSIKIKNPQFEGQTKTKLGNAEAKGAVESLVNERLSALLEETPRFANVVMGKVVAAARSREAARKARELTRRKSLIDSESLPGKLADCSSTDPDECEIFVVEGDSAGGSAKQGRDRRFQAILPLRGKILNVEKSGLNKILSNNEIRTLISAIGCGVGEDDFDISKVRYKKVVIMTDADVDGAHIRTLLLTFFFRFMKDLIDGGIIYIAQPPLYRIRHDKTHDYMYSDEELQKFLKKFGEKKYDIQRYKGLGEMNPDQLWQTTMDPEKRVLKKVTMEDAAEADRLFSILMGGEVEPRRKFIEENARYVENLDV is encoded by the coding sequence ATGGCAAAGACAAGTAAGCGTGGCAATGTTCGTGATAAGATTGATGAGAAGAATAGACATTCGCGGGAATATGATGCTTCGAAAATCCAGGTGCTCAAAGGTTTGGAGGCGGTGCGCAGAAGACCGGCCATGTACATTGGTGATATCGGTTTGCGTGGCTTGCATCACTTGGTATTTGAGGTGGTAGACAACGGTATCGATGAAGCACTTGCCGGATTCTGTGATCACATCAGGGTGAAGGTCGACAAGGATTTAGTTGAAGTTGAAGACAATGGCCGCGGAATACCTACGGACATGCACCCGGTTCAGAAGAAATCAGCGCTCGAGGTAGTAATGACGATGCTCCATGCCGGGGGTAAATTCGATGACAAGGTTTATAGTATCAGTGGCGGACTCCATGGCGTGGGCGTTTCAGCCGTGAACGCACTGTGTGAGTTCCTGGAAGTCGAGGTCTACCGTAATGCTAAGGTTTATCGTCAGAGCTACAAATACGGGGAACCGAAGGCTGCGGTCAAGGTGACCGGCAAGACAGGCAAGACCGGTACAAAGATAAGATTCAGACCCGATAAGGAAATTTTTAAGAAGATCGAGTTCAAGAAAGCGATAGTAACTCAGCGACTCAGGGAACTGGCTTTTTTGAACAAAGGATTGAAGATCGATTTTGAAGATGTGGAGACCAAGACCAAGGAACGATATTTGTCCCGCGGCGGCGTTCAGGATCTGGTCAAATATCTTGATTCGGGGCGCAACAGATTGCATAAACCCATCTATTTTGCGGACACAAAAGACGATATCCACATCGAGGTGGCGCTGGAATACAATGATTCGTATCTTGAGAACATCTTCACTTTTGCCAATACAATAAATACACATGAAGGTGGCACGCACTTGATCGGTTTCAAGTCAGCCCTGACCAGGACCCTTAATGATTATGCACGGCGTCATAACCAGCTCAAAGACAACCTGTCCTTGGCCGGTGAGGATACACGCGAGGGATTGACTGCGGTCGTTTCTATAAAGATCAAGAACCCTCAGTTTGAGGGTCAAACAAAGACGAAACTTGGTAATGCTGAAGCTAAGGGTGCTGTGGAGTCGCTGGTGAACGAGAGATTGTCGGCGCTGCTTGAGGAGACACCGCGGTTCGCAAATGTAGTGATGGGTAAGGTAGTTGCAGCAGCACGATCCAGGGAAGCAGCGCGTAAAGCGCGTGAATTGACGCGGCGCAAGTCACTCATCGATAGTGAGAGCCTGCCAGGCAAACTGGCAGATTGCTCATCGACCGACCCTGATGAATGCGAGATATTCGTCGTTGAGGGTGATTCAGCGGGCGGCAGCGCTAAACAGGGCAGGGATCGAAGATTCCAGGCAATTTTGCCTCTCCGGGGGAAAATTTTGAATGTCGAAAAAAGCGGTTTGAATAAGATACTCAGCAATAACGAGATAAGAACTTTGATATCAGCGATCGGTTGTGGCGTGGGTGAGGACGATTTCGATATTTCGAAAGTACGCTACAAGAAAGTTGTGATCATGACCGATGCCGATGTTGACGGTGCACATATTCGTACACTGCTCCTCACTTTTTTCTTTAGATTCATGAAGGATTTGATCGATGGTGGCATTATTTATATTGCGCAGCCACCTCTGTACCGCATACGGCATGATAAGACGCATGATTACATGTATTCTGACGAAGAATTGCAGAAGTTCTTGAAGAAGTTTGGCGAGAAGAAATACGACATACAGCGCTACAAGGGTCTTGGTGAGATGAATCCGGATCAGCTGTGGCAGACGACGATGGACCCAGAGAAGAGGGTGCTTAAGAAGGTGACCATGGAGGATGCGGCCGAAGCCGACCGTCTTTTCTCGATCCTGATGGGCGGTGAAGTAGAGCCGCGCCGGAAATTCATCGAAGAAAATGCCCGTTACGTGGAAAATCTGGACGTGTAA
- a CDS encoding M42 family metallopeptidase, with protein sequence MDRIKLLKELSEAFGISGYEDDVVDILKKLFGGRVSISRDRIGSVIARKDGTSERPKIMFSAHMDEIGFMVKDITKEGFLKFLPIGGWWAGNIPGLKVHIRTRKGKLVPGVVGLKPIHELTEEERKKLPEIKDMYIDVGATKDFDAKVKLGIRPGDPIVPAGGFVQMANKDLLLGKAWDDRVGCALLVSLLDNLQAKKHPNTVYLVGSVQEEVGLRGARTSAFAIEPDIGFALDVSICRDTPGNDSDVTERLGGGVGILIYDSTMIPHVRLRDYVCDLAEANKIPYHLASIRGGYDTGTIHLTKHGVPCLALGVPTRYVHSDASVISLEDYENILKLITLIVENFNEDVLQKIIE encoded by the coding sequence ATGGATCGCATTAAACTGCTCAAAGAATTGAGTGAAGCATTTGGCATTTCGGGTTATGAAGATGATGTTGTCGATATTCTTAAGAAACTTTTTGGCGGGCGTGTTTCGATCAGCCGTGACCGTATCGGCAGTGTCATTGCACGGAAGGATGGAACAAGCGAGCGACCGAAGATCATGTTCTCGGCCCACATGGACGAGATTGGCTTCATGGTCAAAGATATCACCAAAGAAGGTTTCCTAAAATTCCTTCCGATAGGTGGATGGTGGGCTGGTAACATACCGGGACTCAAGGTGCATATCAGAACGAGAAAAGGAAAACTGGTACCAGGTGTTGTGGGGCTTAAGCCAATTCATGAACTGACCGAAGAGGAAAGGAAGAAACTGCCGGAAATCAAGGATATGTATATAGATGTCGGGGCGACGAAGGATTTTGATGCCAAGGTGAAATTAGGGATCCGTCCTGGCGATCCAATCGTGCCCGCTGGTGGCTTTGTGCAAATGGCAAACAAGGATCTGCTTCTCGGCAAGGCATGGGATGACCGAGTTGGATGTGCGTTGTTGGTGAGTCTGCTCGACAATCTACAGGCCAAGAAGCACCCTAATACGGTCTACCTGGTGGGTTCGGTTCAAGAGGAGGTCGGTCTGCGTGGTGCGCGGACTTCGGCTTTTGCGATTGAACCGGATATCGGCTTTGCACTCGATGTGAGTATATGCCGGGATACGCCCGGGAACGATAGTGATGTTACCGAGAGATTGGGAGGTGGTGTCGGTATCTTGATATATGATTCGACCATGATACCGCATGTAAGATTACGTGATTATGTATGTGATCTTGCTGAAGCCAACAAGATACCTTATCATCTTGCTTCCATCAGGGGCGGTTATGACACAGGCACGATTCATCTAACAAAACACGGTGTGCCATGTTTGGCTTTGGGGGTTCCTACGCGTTACGTTCATTCGGATGCGAGTGTAATATCCCTCGAAGATTATGAAAATATTTTGAAGTTGATAACATTGATTGTAGAGAATTTCAATGAGGATGTACTACAGAAAATCATTGAATAA
- a CDS encoding transposase translates to MTKRIIKPGAIYDIWTTTKDCLEILADPHWARFLLLSIGYHRYMLNYRIYSYLILPDSFYLIIQPSKMFSMSKIMKLIKGNFARKYNEYKKREGTVWSQSFDAEIVESVEDLKERLEHIHSLPVIRGLVKEPGYYEFSSYNNYHKARRTNVQLVIDQLPEGSG, encoded by the coding sequence ATGACTAAGAGAATAATCAAACCTGGGGCAATCTACGATATTTGGACAACAACAAAAGATTGCCTCGAGATCCTCGCTGATCCCCACTGGGCAAGATTTCTCTTGCTCTCAATTGGCTATCACCGCTATATGTTGAATTACCGCATCTATTCTTACTTGATATTGCCGGACTCCTTTTATCTGATAATACAACCGAGTAAGATGTTTTCGATGTCGAAGATTATGAAATTGATAAAGGGTAATTTCGCGCGTAAGTACAATGAATACAAGAAGCGCGAGGGAACTGTATGGAGTCAGAGTTTTGACGCGGAGATAGTCGAAAGTGTGGAGGACTTGAAAGAACGTTTAGAACACATTCACTCTTTACCTGTCATCAGAGGCTTGGTCAAGGAACCTGGGTATTACGAATTCTCGAGCTACAACAATTATCATAAGGCGCGTAGAACGAACGTACAGCTTGTTATCGATCAGTTGCCTGAAGGGTCTGGTTAA
- a CDS encoding class I SAM-dependent methyltransferase: MRDKRILEVGAGTGRDGLRMRELGADVYLLDYSKESLRIIRLLSTNDPVKMILGDARNCPFEDGTFDVVFHQGLLEHFPSPWHLLNENARILKRGGLLIIDVPQTFHFYTLMKHLLMILGLWFGGWERQFTPGSLAGMLKRLGFAPVHVYGDWSRPGVVYKIIRQLFMKVGIALPMYPKFFGAITTWWNELQSKLRRKRLFLYTVLSIGVIARKI, translated from the coding sequence ATAAGAGACAAAAGGATTCTTGAGGTTGGCGCCGGCACTGGCCGTGATGGTCTCAGGATGCGGGAACTGGGAGCGGATGTATATTTACTGGATTATTCGAAGGAGAGTCTGCGCATCATTCGTCTCCTGTCAACGAATGACCCGGTGAAGATGATTCTTGGTGATGCCAGAAATTGTCCTTTCGAGGATGGAACTTTCGATGTCGTATTCCATCAAGGTCTGCTGGAGCATTTTCCTTCACCCTGGCATTTGTTGAATGAGAATGCCAGGATATTGAAGAGAGGCGGATTATTGATCATCGACGTGCCCCAGACATTTCATTTCTATACCTTGATGAAACATTTGCTAATGATTCTGGGATTGTGGTTTGGCGGTTGGGAACGGCAGTTCACTCCAGGCTCCCTGGCCGGAATGCTCAAAAGACTTGGATTTGCACCGGTTCATGTTTATGGTGATTGGTCAAGACCCGGCGTCGTATACAAGATCATAAGACAGTTGTTCATGAAAGTCGGGATTGCGTTGCCGATGTACCCAAAGTTCTTTGGTGCGATCACAACATGGTGGAACGAGCTCCAGTCCAAATTGAGGAGAAAACGGCTATTCCTCTACACTGTTCTCTCAATTGGTGTTATCGCCCGGAAGATATAG
- a CDS encoding lytic transglycosylase domain-containing protein: MIILLLLGQIISTTRTGNVLFTNIPSVDQGSVPHREFVCEEYDHIIKHYCQLYDVDPELIKIVIRKESEFNPRAVSRSGAIGLMQLMPETARGLGVKDPYNPRENIKGGVKYLSHLLGLFGEDLELALAAYHAGPGLVRRLKRVPQIPATLEYVDYILSRYGRGCKKNPVYFSITEDGTPHFTNLPK, from the coding sequence ATGATAATACTACTTTTGCTCGGACAGATAATCTCAACGACAAGAACTGGAAATGTTCTGTTTACGAACATCCCTTCCGTCGATCAGGGAAGTGTACCACACCGAGAGTTTGTCTGCGAGGAGTATGATCATATTATCAAACACTACTGTCAGCTGTATGATGTAGACCCAGAATTGATAAAGATAGTGATCCGCAAAGAATCCGAATTCAATCCACGTGCGGTTTCGCGCAGTGGCGCAATCGGCCTAATGCAACTGATGCCGGAAACGGCCCGCGGACTGGGAGTCAAAGATCCCTACAATCCCCGTGAGAACATAAAAGGCGGAGTTAAATATCTCAGCCATCTGCTCGGTCTTTTCGGGGAAGATCTTGAACTGGCCCTCGCTGCATACCACGCTGGACCTGGGCTGGTGCGCAGACTCAAGAGGGTGCCACAAATTCCCGCTACCCTAGAGTATGTCGACTATATACTCTCCAGGTACGGGCGCGGATGCAAGAAAAACCCAGTCTACTTCTCTATAACTGAAGACGGCACACCGCACTTCACGAATTTGCCTAAGTAG